The following are encoded in a window of Scophthalmus maximus strain ysfricsl-2021 chromosome 6, ASM2237912v1, whole genome shotgun sequence genomic DNA:
- the ninj1 gene encoding ninjurin-1 — protein MATENFEMNGDADHGGEAGEPLRGRLRGPQGPLNMNHYANKKSAAESMLDVALLMANASQLKAVLEQGPDFSFYVPLITLISISLTLQILVGVLLIFIVKWNLNDQSMHYKLNIMENVATAFVFVIVVVNVFITAFGVQRPNPSS, from the exons ATGGCGACGGAGAACTTCGAGATGAACGGTGATGCGGACCATGGCGGAGAGGCGGGG GAACCGCTGCGAGGCCGATTGAGGGGGCCACAGGGACCGCTAAACATGAACCATTATGCCAATAAGAAGAGCGCAGCAGAGAGCATGCTGGACGTGGCCCTGCTCATGGCAAATGCTTCCCAACTGAAGGCTGTGCTGGAGCAAGGACCAGACTTCAGCTTCTATGTTCCCCTCATTACTCTCATTAGCATCTCTCTCACGCTACAAATCCTGGTGGGTGTTCTGCTCATCTTCATAG TTAAGTGGAACCTGAACGACCAGAGCATGCACTACAAGCTGAATATCATGGAAAACGTGGCCACagcctttgtctttgtcatagTCGTAGTCAACGTCTTCATCACAGCCTTCGGTGTCCAGCGGCCCAACCCAAGCTCTTAA
- the card19 gene encoding caspase recruitment domain family, member 19, with the protein MGESFGEQLMEDSAFLRADRRLDTELVDRLILQLNRIYPQVLTDKEATKFRNLDVPTGFRLGELLTHLQGKGEEACREFYRALHLHVEEVYYSLPTRLRLRDSLDPLAYPRVSQQRYDQNERGPLFFLGCFSVAMGMALLYYFGEAKVTGGSRALGMAALGLKRKAQEVLIWYTEESLMV; encoded by the exons ATGGGAG AGAGTTTTGGCGAGCAGCTGATGGAGGACAGCGCCTTCCTCCGGGCGGACCGCAGGCTGGACACGGAGCTGGTGGACAGACTCATCCTGCAGCTCAACAGGATCTACCCGCAGGTGCTCACGGACAAGGAGGCCACCAAA TTCCGAAACCTGGACGTGCCCACTGGTTTTCGACTGGGTGAGCTCCTGACACACCTGCAGGGGAAAGGCGAGGAAGCATGCAGGGAGTTTTACAGGGCTCTCCACCTGCATGTAGAGGAGGTATACTACAGCTTGCCCACACGGCTCCGCCTGAGAG ATTCCTTGGATCCACTTGCATATCCACGTGTCTCCCAGCAAAGATATGATCAAAACGAAAGAG GTCCCCTCTTCTTTCTGGGCTGTTTCAGTGTTGCCATGGGAATGGCTTTACTGTATTACTTTGGTG AAGCTAAAGTGACGGGAGGCAGTCGGGCCCTCGGCATGGCTGCTCTGGGCTTGAAAAGAAAGGCTCAGGAGGTTCTTATTTGGTACACCGAAGAAAGCCTCATGGTTTAG